One window of the Babesia microti strain RI chromosome IV, complete genome genome contains the following:
- a CDS encoding stripes inner membrane complex protein, putative (SIP) (overlaps_old_locusTagID:BBM_III09905): MVSVESELSVEPEKEEIGKRLPLEMDERGKLAMMSIAELRNSKLRHEDSSPLAKKSVSQLFTRLTQEIQANQPKDVIHFIVDFLCRHYPEHLHGFGHVWNGDPDLMNDRISVVQFFKFNTLPLEVASHFTNAGFDTLETLATLTTDSLVEIENFSKADWLPGHKIRLQQIFGDIVTYINAYKESLNATHSLQPYHKVPFPMSLKI; encoded by the exons ATGGTGAGTGTCGAAAGCGAATTAAGCGTCGAGCCGGAAAAGGAGGAAATAGGCAAAAGACTACCCTTGGAAATGGATGAAAGGGGAAAGTTGGCGATGATGTCCATAGCCGAGCTGCGAAACAGCAAATTGCGTCATGAAGATAGTAGCCCTTTGGCAAAAAAATCAGTCAGTCAACTATTCACTCGTCTTACTCAGGAAATACAAGCAAATCAACCCAAAGATGTAATTCACTTCATTGTCGACTTCCTCTGCAGGCATTACCCTGAGCATTTACATGGTTTTGGCCACGTTTGGAATGGCG aCCCTGATTTAATGAATGATCGAATATCTGTTGTCCAATTCTTCAAGTTCAATACTTTACCTCTGGAAGTAGCTTCTCACTTCACAAACGCCGGATTCGATACACTAGAGACATTGGCAACCTTAACAACCGATTCCTTAGTAGAGATTGAAAACTTTTCCAAAGCAGATTGGCTGCCCGGACATAAGATCAGATTGCAACAGATTTTTGGCGACATTGTCACTTACATAAACGCGTACAAGGAGAGTTTGAACGCCACTCACTCCTTGCAACCATACCACAAAGTTCCATTCCCTATGTCACTCAAAATTTAA
- a CDS encoding hypothetical protein (overlaps_old_locusTagID:BBM_III09910), translating into MTSGIGEFAQYDTTSLVSREILKVFTHGLLDDSYSSTTTLPLLKRRITQLEGISTEIQLLFKKQLEDKLSSISTICKCNSTTQHFSSAPQLFYLSFLQKLNNAANSFAEYQSIQAYISNAELVNHISNGSSAYGFNLAMQYKHNDGVLGQKSRERITFEFNNFICKQDEICKYLTEYHNSKLNAELSYIFVQKNGSWVVTNNAKRLNQFIASCLLSSMDYAIAKRIDIAIKPYLYDKIQITTLENPLKNITISASQSLLALCRSLTFLTDLHLQIKNLDTYILNCESYVSNRLMKWLNSLIISLTWDTKGMYDIVHMGLLTFYFVQLRSFLLPELASTVKHILGGILVIVNIGDGGNSHEEWRNKLRVGSEYQVNPYKGWIPGKPFKGIHIPLTATALELSNIAISLMQLFDSVD; encoded by the coding sequence ATGACTAGTGGTATTGGAGAATTCGCCCAGTACGACACTACATCTCTGGTATCACGGGAGATACTAAAAGTGTTCACACACGGACTTCTTGATGACTCTTACTCATCTACTACCACATTGCCCTTGTTAAAGCGAAGAATAACACAACTTGAAGGCATAAGCACTGAAATTCAACTGTTATTCAAGAAACAGCTGGAGGATAAGTTATCAAGCATATCGACTATATGCAAATGCAACAGTACGACCCAGCACTTTTCATCGGCGCCTCagttattttatttgagTTTCCTGCAGAAACTGAACAATGCTGCCAATAGTTTCGCCGAGTACCAGAGTATACAAGCTTATATCTCAAATGCTGAGCTTGTTAATCACATATCCAATGGAAGTTCTGCGTATGGATTTAATCTGGCAATGCAGTACAAACATAATGATGGCGTTTTGGGCCAGAAAAGTAGAGAAAGGATTACttttgaatttaataattttatatgcaAGCAGGACGAGATATGTAAGTATTTAACAGAATATCACAACAGCAAGCTGAATGCTGAATTgagttatatatttgtgcaGAAGAACGGCAGCTGGGTGGTAACAAACAATGCCAAGCGACTTAACCAGTTCATTGCCAGTTGCTTATTATCTAGTATGGATTATGCCATAGCCAAACGAATTGACATTGCCATAAAGCCTTATCTTTACGACAAAATTCAAATCACGACTTTGGAGAATCCATTAAAGAATATAACCATTTCAGCCTCGCAATCGTTGCTAGCTTTGTGTCGATCACTCACATTCTTAACTGATTTGCACTTGCAAATTAAAAATCTGGACACTTATATATTGAACTGTGAAAGTTATGTATCCAATCGACTAATGAAGTGGCTAAACTCACTTATCATATCATTGACTTGGGATACAAAAGGAATGTACGACATTGTACATATGGGTTTATTGACCTTTTACTTTGTGCAACTTAGATCATTCTTGCTACCCGAATTGGCTTCTACAGTCAAGCACATTTTGGGCGGCATTTTAGTAATAGTTAACATTGGCGATGGAGGTAACAGCCACGAAGAATGGCGTAATAAACTGCGTGTCGGAAGTGAATACCAAGTGAATCCGTACAAGGGCTGGATTCCTGGAAAGCCTTTCAAGGGCATTCATATACCCCTCACAGCAACTGCACTAGAATTGTCCAATATAGCGATTTCCCTGATGCAGTTATTCGACAGTGTGGATTAG
- a CDS encoding hypothetical protein (overlaps_old_locusTagID:BBM_III09915), with protein sequence MIVDLGLHLLFCGIRNSSNKLPVSMDNLYCMLAVLSIIAVRISARFSYKKCMEKSQPKPW encoded by the exons ATGATTGTTGATCTAGG CttgcatttattattttgtgGAATTAGGAATTCATCAAACAAACTCCCTGTGTCTATGGACAACTTATATTGTATGCTTGCTGTCTTATCCATTATAGCAGTACGAATTTCGGCGCGATTTTCttataaaaaatgtatggAAAAATCGCAACCTAAACCCTGGTGA
- a CDS encoding ribosomal L39 protein (overlaps_old_locusTagID:BBM_III09917), protein MGSIKTNRLKKHLAKKIKQNRPIPQWFRLKTGNRIRYNSKRRYWRRTKLGF, encoded by the exons ATG GGTTCAATTAAGACTAACCGTCTGAAGAAACATTTGGCTAAGAAAATCAAACAGAACCGCCCAATTCCACAGTGGTTTAGGTTGAAGACTGGTAATCGGATTAG GTATAATTCTAAGAGGAGATATTGGAGAAGAACTAAATTGGGGTTCTGA
- a CDS encoding hypothetical protein (overlaps_old_locusTagID:BBM_III09920) produces MNVTTHTHRTIKSRKLYLKIAINCDISVESVVGLLKYRIFVIFGAIGYLKAPFKLVHYTTSHIYLQTLESCLDKLLVALDNHLISLPLLAAENQCNLSFISCGRTLPSLITT; encoded by the exons ATGAATGTCACCACTCACACTCATCGCACAATCAAATCGCGCAAGCTGTACcttaaaattgcaat aaattgtgatatttcTGTAGAATCTGTTGTAGGACTGTTAAAATATCgcatttttgttatttttggCGCAATTGGCTACTTAAAGGCTCCATTTAAACTTGTGCATTATACAACATCGCACATTTATTTGCAAACTTTGGAAAG TTGCTTGGACAAATTGCTAGTGGCACTGGATAATCATCTAATTTCACTTCCCTTGCTTGCGGCAGAAAATCAGTGCAATCTCTCGTTTATCAGCTGCGGTAGAACCTTGCCATCTCTTATTACAACATGA
- a CDS encoding hypothetical protein (overlaps_old_locusTagID:BBM_III09920) — MGQPNYPCPKYHSYHLYPHPSQPIPDQPVTMPMPVPIQHQQGQFMPNLPIMIPTTSNPLHPQHIIFQSTISPQLARPQQTIGYRQQISIGMYQRHHPNENNDFMCLRRNVQFKRELDAEEEQNKVVIKEYPRQTTSYSGPYIVMILVNLPSKVFNTLSTALNSVAAIDTLMQYKDEHWIVKFIGEVWDRVDWGSVVKKIVPVKFADVGKGDECNRILVRSDRVNNCCLPFELARQISSSSLLNTSTAFSIFGDKNASSSVCCYETCAVSSPNFDFIISLTGQSKLNTQKCLIDCVEFGGLGFCSICRSNQIQQEKISMTLENWVGKDRFGLVLRCTSLQMPDLLGKISKHLYYI; from the coding sequence ATGGGACAACCCAATTACCCGTGTCCTAAATACCACAGCTATCATCTTTATCCTCATCCTAGCCAGCCTATACCTGACCAGCCTGTTACAATGCCAATGCCTGTGCCTATTCAACATCAACAAGGTCAATTCATGCCAAACCTACCCATAATGATACCCACCACATCAAACCCATTGCACCCCCAACACATCATTTTCCAGTCCACAATATCTCCCCAACTTGCTAGACCTCAACAAACAATTGGTTACCGGCAGCAAATATCCATTGGCATGTACCAGCGGCATCATCCCAATGAAAACAATGATTTTATGTGTCTACGAAGGAATGTTCAGTTCAAAAGGGAATTAGACGCCGAGGAGGAACAAAATAAGGTCGTGATTAAGGAATATCCGAGGCAGACAACTTCATACTCTGGTCCATACATTGTCATGATTTTGGTTAATTTGCCATCAAAAGTATTTAACACCCTATCCACAGCACTAAACAGTGTCGCTGCAATTGATACATTGATGCAGTACAAAGATGAACACTGGATAGTTAAGTTCATAGGTGAAGTATGGGATAGAGTAGATTGGGGTAGTGTGGTTAAAAAGATAGTACCAGTTAAGTTCGCAGATGTAGGAAAAGGAGATGAATGCAATCGCATTTTGGTGAGATCAGACAGGGTGAATAATTGTTGTCTACCATTTGAGCTAGCGAGGCAAATTTCGTCGTCGTCATTACTAAACACAAGCACGGCATTCTCTATTTTTGGTGACAAAAATGCCAGCTCATCTGTGTGTTGTTATGAAACATGCGCTGTGTCCTCGCCAAATTTTGACTTCATCATTTCACTAACAGGTCAAAGTAAATTAAACACACAGAAATGCCTAATTGACTGTGTAGAATTCGGTGGGTTGGGTTTTTGCTCAATTTGCCGGTCCAATCAGATACAACAAGAGAAGATATCTATGACACTAGAGAACTGGGTTGGGAAAGATCGGTTTGGGCTTGTGCTTCGTTGCACAAGCCTCCAGATGCCAGATTTGCTGGGTAAAATCAGTAAACACTTATATTACATTtga
- a CDS encoding Papain family cysteine protease (overlaps_old_locusTagID:BBM_III09925), which produces MATDLKLLGSEPLSRSETEADLGHVSSSKFKFKSYFFKAISFLKTYKFYSILAASAIAIATFIVILIVAFYETEASRQVKARLIDDMLSGQSLYNCYPYDQQRYHVGKPAQKPESVGEFIVRTLTEHGYTIDPDLEAKIYKEFNIFMAKFGKIYFTPKEKGDKYINFRKSYEIVMAHNNNKNVSYKMALGQFSDKSPEEFENSVLNPMMSNEHYVNAIKSGRFNLFRPDPRQEGIPEQFIWDHKFLGPVLNQGACGSCWAFATAGAVQSLFNIVNNSKLVLSPQELVDCTINANGCKGGNPIYAFNYVRDHGLCTLNDYPYVGFQQKCSSSSCKHKIPIKNKMLVTSGFDIALAQGSPMVVGIDANGPFQHYSHGIFEAPCTPGTSNHAVLLVGYGVDKETGKKYWVIKNSWGPDWGEKGYARILRSDDGNGADCNLTKFGLMPL; this is translated from the coding sequence ATGGCAACGGATCTTAAATTATTAGGTTCCGAACCACTATCTCGAAGTGAAACAGAAGCCGATTTAGGGCATGTTTCTTCCAgtaaattcaaattcaagAGCTACTTTTTCAAGGCCATATCTTTTCTCAAAACTTATAAATTTTACTCAATTCTTGCAGCGTCTGCGATTGCAATTGCAACgtttattgttattttgaTCGTTGCATTCTACGAGACTGAGGCTTCGAGACAAGTCAAAGCTAGATTGATTGATGATATGCTATCTGGCCAATCCTTATACAATTGCTATCCATATGATCAACAACGTTACCATGTAGGGAAACCGGCACAGAAACCCGAATCTGTTGGTGAATTTATTGTGCGAACTTTGACTGAACATGGTTATACTATAGATCCTGATTTGGAGGCGAAGATTTACAAggaatttaatattttcatgGCCAAATTTGGAAAGATATACTTTACTCCCAAGGAGAAGGGTGACAAGTATATCAACTTCCGCAAGTCTTATGAGATAGTCATGGCccataataataataaaaatgtttcatACAAGATGGCTTTGGGCCAGTTCTCAGATAAAAGTCCAGAGGAATTTGAGAATTCAGTATTGAATCCAATGATGTCTAATGAACACTATGTCAATGCTATCAAATCCGGTCGTTTTAACTTATTCCGCCCAGATCCACGACAAGAGGGAATTCctgaacaatttatttgggATCATAAGTTTCTGGGTCCGGTTTTGAACCAAGGTGCCTGTGGTAGCTGCTGGGCGTTTGCCACTGCTGGAGCAGTACAATCACTGTTTAATATTGTGAACAACTCAAAGTTAGTGCTAAGCCCACAAGAATTGGTTGATTGTACAATCAATGCCAATGGCTGCAAAGGCGGAAACCCGATTTACGCATTTAATTACGTGCGCGATCATGGCTTATGCACGTTGAACGATTATCCATATGTTGGATTTCAACAGAAATGCTCATCTTCTTCATGTAAGCATAAAATACccatcaaaaataaaatgttgGTTACTAGCGGTTTCGATATCGCTCTAGCTCAAGGATCGCCAATGGTCGTTGGTATAGATGCTAATGGTCCATTTCAGCATTATTCCCACGGTATTTTTGAAGCTCCATGCACTCCGGGTACTTCCAATCATGCCGTTCTTTTGGTGGGTTATGGTGTAGATAAGGAGACTGGCAAGAAATATTGGGTTATCAAGAACTCATGGGGACCAGATTGGGGTGAGAAAGGATATGCCAGAATATTAAGATCTGACGATGGTAACGGTGCCGATTGTAACTTAACAAAATTCGGTTTAATGCCGTTGTAA
- a CDS encoding DEAD/DEAH box helicase (overlaps_old_locusTagID:BBM_III09930) yields MEEIDPLDAFMQSLNDTIGSYKNEDKSGVKRGIDELDEEYDIADFCEYMNTKEYLDRLNPGNEDTKESNSSKPFPLLLSAESSEPPFYNFTYTHISEIESMSLDELTRLKEKLRICTTGSRVPTPITKFDHISHCMPDKLMDNIKKMGFITPTPIQCQAIPSILMKRDTIIFGETGSGKTLSFLLPMTSLLSEHLKHDKDVNKFDLNCLVITPTRELCMQHYNTFKKLSKDIGITTVALMGDVDKAFLIKTLSKGCHVIISSMGRLADFVHSKVIDLSHIKLLVIDEADKLFTPINIKQTESLIGGTPTNKITVFVSATKTDKILDSMRKLAKSPIVISVGNPEAGYPIDKVDVNFIITQTLANKKLWLFDILPMLEDKGQVIIFCNTKSQVEELAEILNDPAIRQTNKVAIFARGIHGQMSANDRDNVVEKFKKLLFPTLVTTSVFSRGIDIASIKVVINFDAPKHFHEYCHRIGRCSRGESNGIAYTLIDPKRDLKMVIRIVEHLQMFGREVPNDLLKIVRGFK; encoded by the coding sequence ATGGAGGAGATAGATCCATTGGACGCATTCATGCAATCTCTAAATGATACCATTGGATCTTACAAAAATGAAGATAAATCTGGTGTTAAAAGGGGCATAGATGAATTGGATGAGGAATATGACATTGCCGATTTCTGCGAGTACATGAATACCAAAGAGTATTTGGATAGACTGAATCCAGGGAATGAAGATACAAAGGAAAGCAATTCTAGTAAACCATTTCCACTGCTTCTATCGGCAGAATCCTCAGAGCCTCCGTTTTATAACTTCACTTATACGCACATTTCTGAGATTGAGTCTATGAGTTTAGATGAATTAACTAGGCTCAAGGAGAAATTGAGGATTTGTACCACTGGATCACGAGTTCCAACCCCTATAACTAAATTTGATCACATATCCCACTGCATGCctgataaattaatggataatatcaaaaaaatggGATTTATTACACCTACTCCCATCCAATGTCAAGCCATACCgtcaattttaatgaagAGAGACACCATTATTTTCGGTGAAACTGGGTCTGGCAAGACATTATCATTTCTACTTCCTATGACATCCCTTCTTTCTGAGCATTTAAAACATGATAAGGatgtcaataaatttgatctCAATTGTTTAGTAATAACCCCTACTAGGGAACTGTGTATGCAACACTATAACACATTTAAAAAACTTAGTAAAGATATAGGTATTACGACAGTGGCGTTAATGGGAGATGTAGACAAAGCTTTTCTTATCAAAACTCTTTCAAAAGGTTGCCATGTTATCATTTCCAGTATGGGCAGATTGGCAGATTTTGTGCATTCCAAAGTTATTGATCTATCACACATAAAGCTACTAGTGATTGATGAAGCAGACAAACTTTTCACTCCCATAAACATCAAGCAAACTGAAAGTTTGATTGGGGGGACAccaacaaataaaattaccGTATTTGTAAGCGCTACCAAGACTGATAAGATATTGGATTCCATGAGAAAATTGGCCAAATCCCCTATAGTTATTAGTGTAGGGAATCCAGAAGCGGGTTATCCCATTGATAAAGTGGATGTAAACTTTATAATAACACAAACACTTgctaataaaaaattatggCTATTTGACATATTGCCAATGCTTGAGGATAAGGGGCAAgtgataatattttgtaatacCAAATCACAAGTAGAAGAATTGGCAGAGATTCTAAACGATCCAGCTATAAGACAAACGAATAAAGTGGCAATATTTGCTAGGGGAATACACGGACAAATGAGTGCTAATGATAGGGATAATGTTGTTGAGAAATTTAAGAAACTCCTTTTCCCAACTCTAGTAACCACAAGTGTATTTTCTCGGGGTATTGATATTGCCAGCATAAAAGTTGTTATAAACTTTGATGCACCCAAGCATTTTCACGAATATTGCCATAGAATCGGTCGTTGCAGTAGGGGGGAAAGTAATGGCATCGCATATACTCTAATTGACCCAAAGAGAGATTTGAAAATGGTAATCAGGATTGTCGAACATTTGCAAATGTTTGGCAGGGAAGTACCTAACgatttactaaaaattgtCCGGGGTTTCAAGTAA
- a CDS encoding Protein TAPT1 homolog (overlaps_old_locusTagID:BBM_III09935), which yields MDGFLHFLVVELRGIPPGTDVKDASNPFRLEKSELMRQLQSTLNPHKLHAPDPPQDDPLDSSLTIPQNFLPHMSLIPYLHERLMYFSVVLCIDATLFDLTIAPLQTLHLLIKLIFQKKIKHSDEIQSNCYEKNLFNDEYNEVMDVYNLKVDKFDGVSLSSNNDDNMLDSKQSSLSPSFSSPKSIVCRRILRDDSDLYSEFVEMSDSDLNTVLPKCQFDNYIECCGSKGVSDDPFSSLPFKSFVGDEFSECNLTDFSHMPFTDLIKDGVSKLKCSKLDSIKDEFKHAISFEKLRNNISNTNVEHGMSKLYGLSEFFNCQPSIPERIGAVRFFVIILSFLMFSRIDTSRVYHYIRGQPFIKLYVIFNMLEMFERLCRTLGRDLFDLLSKSMLQCLETSNSKKQRDSNKLSKQTISYYFSKDNHSDANFNLDEVESATESDTYKWVRFGLIFFLVTLHSLIHTFMHLIRVMSLNIAINSSEAVMFLLLVTNNFSELKSSVFKKYSNVSLFMIAASDSVERFHFFSDAFLVFLKMSTSYRKFKNSYFSVSTWLISVFLVEIIVDWCKLIFMVKFNRINSQTIYRYHETLVADTLLSRVTERANDLISFNFFVPCKSVFNYSHIPSRRLNFSSIPFVILVLCSLPKISFNIWGIIIVAEIWFTIILAKILTSILLVAFVIKKKASLKQLYPPFDKVDST from the exons ATGGACGGgtttttacattttttgGTGGTGGAATTACGTGGAATTCCTCCAGGCACTGATGTTAAAGATGCATCTAATCCTTTTAGGTTGGAAAAATCAGAACTAATGAGACAATTGCAATCGACATTAAACCCACATAAATTGCATGCTCCTGACCCTCCCCAAGATGATCCTCTCGATTCATCTTTAACAATTCCACAA AACTTTCTTCCACATATGAGTCTCATCCCCTATTTACATGAGAGATTGATGTATTTTTCAGTCGTTTTATGCATCGATGCCACATTATTCGATTTAACTATTGCTCCTTTACAAACACTTCATTTGCTGATTAAGTtgatatttcaaaaaaaaatcaagcACTCGGATGAAATACAGAGTAATTGCTATGAGAAAAACCTATttaatgatgaatataatgaGGTTATGGAtgtgtataatttaaaagttgataaatttgatggtGTTTCGCTGAGCTcaaataatgatgataacaTGCTGGACTCAAAACAATCATCATTATCTCCCTCATTTTCATCACCAAAATCCATTGTATGTAGACGAATCTTGCGAGATGACAGTGATTTATATTCCGAGTTCGTTGAAATGTCTGATTCGGATCTAAATACTGTGTTACCTAAATGTCagtttgataattatatcgAATGCTGTGGCAGTAAAGGTGTAAGTGACGACCCCTTCTCGTCACTACCTTTTAAATCTTTCGTTGGTGATGAATTTTCGGAATGTAATTTAACCGATTTCTCTCACATGCCTTTTACAGATTTGATAAAGGATGGCGTCagtaaattaaaatgttcaaAATTGGATTCTATTAAAGATGAATTTAAGCATGCTATttcatttgaaaaattaagAAACAATATTTCAAACACAAATGTGGAACATGGCATGTCGAAGTTATATGGTTTATCtgaatttttcaattgtcAACCATCCATCCCTGAACGTATTGGTGCAGTGCGATTCTTcgtaataattttatcatttctaatGTTTTCGAGAATAGATACATCAAGAGTATATCATTACATTCGTGGGCAGCCATTCATCAAACTATACGTCATTTTCAACATGTTAGAGATGTTTGAGAGGCTATGTAGAACACTGGGTAGAGATTTATTTGATCTCCTATCAAAATCTATGCTGCAGTGTTTGGAAACTAGCAATAGCAAGAAGCAACGTGACTCAAATAAATTGTCCAAACAAACTATTAGTTACTATTTCAGTAAAGACAATCACTCAGATGCTAATTTTAATCTTGATGAAGTAGAAAGCGCGACTGAAAGTGATACCTATAAATGGGTAAGATTTGgattgatatttttctTAGTAACATTACACTCGCTTATTCACACTTTTATGCATCTAATCAGAGTTATGAGTTTAAACATTGCAATCAACTCTTCTGAG GCTGTGATGTTTTTGCTGCTTGTTACGAATAATTTTTCCGAACTAAAATCGTCGgtttttaaaaaatattcaaacGTGTCACTATTCATGATTGCAGCATCGGATTCTGTGGAAAGGTTTCACTTTTTTAGTGATGCTTTTCTCGTTTTCCTTAAAATGTCCACTAGTTATAG AAAATTCAAGAATTCGTATTTTAGCGTATCAACTTGGCTGATATCAGTATTTCTGGTGGAAATAATAGTTGACTGGTGTAAATTAATCTTCATGGTAAAGTTCAATCGCATTAACTCCCAAACGATCTATCGCTACCACGAGACACTGGTCGCTGATACTTTGTTGAGTAGAGTGACGGAACGGGCAAATGATCTGATCTCATTCAATTTCTTTGTCCCTTGCAAGTCAGTATTCAATTACTCGCACATACCGTCGAGGAGGCTCAACTTTTCATCCATCCCCTTTGTCATTTTGGTGCTTTGCTCACTACctaaaatttcatttaacaTTTGGGGGATAATCATCGTGGCAGAAATTTGGTTTACCATAATTTTGGCCAAA ATATTAACATCAATATTATTGGTGGCTTTTGTAATAAAGAAGAAGGCATCTCTCAAACAATTGTACCCACCTTTTGATAAGGTAGACTCGACCTAA